A region from the Lolium perenne isolate Kyuss_39 chromosome 4, Kyuss_2.0, whole genome shotgun sequence genome encodes:
- the LOC127348535 gene encoding ervatamin-B-like, producing the protein MVTTLVAMALVASTMAASITEADRIYVSSENVASEESMRVLYERWYALHRRDGDPNDKEKRFAIFNAEARAVYKLNEDAARVKHHLNLFADMTQDEYAEGFANCSPLEIQPRDEIKLNLHQPSQYYPDNLPHMVDWRTVDGVLTGVKKQGRCGSCWAIAATGAMESIHFLKNNKRTNLSVQELVDCSSENMGCDGGWAEKAFQYVINKHGIHSSEQYPYVGNGSRCTTPSGSRVMSIGRYVYVRRHNEKQLMDAVSHWPVVVPFFGTNSTAFMRYSGGIFRGPCNDTQRHQFLLVGYGTMPSDDANDPGVKYWVVQNSWGESWGERGYMLVERGHEVDGGVCGIMSRHSVYPAHPK; encoded by the coding sequence ATGGTGACCACACTGGTGGCCATGGCTCTAGTGGCAAGCACAATGGCGGCGAGCATCACGGAGGCAGACAGAATCTACGTCAGCTCGGAGAATGTTGCTTCGGAGGAGAGCATGCGTGTCTTGTACGAGCGCTGGTACGCGCTCCACAGGCGTGATGGTGACCCCAACGACAAGGAGAAGCGGTTCGCCATCTTCAATGCGGAGGCGCGCGCTGTGTACAAGCTGAACGAGGATGCCGCGCGCGTGAAACATCATCTGAACTTGTTCGCGGACATGACCCAAGATGAGTACGCCGAAGGGTTTGCCAACTGCTCCCCCCTTGAGATCCAACCCCGCGACGAGATCAAGCTCAACCTTCACCAGCCCAGCCAGTACTACCCTGACAATCTGCCACACATGGTCGACTGGCGGACCGTGGATGGCGTTCTCACCGGCGTAAAGAAACAGGGGAGATGCGGAAGTTGCTGGGCTATTGCTGCCACCGGGGCGATGGAGAGCATCCACTTCCTCAAGAACAACAAGCGCACCAACCTCTCCGTTCAGGAACTGGTTGACTGCAGCTCTGAGAACATGGGTTGCGATGGCGGCTGGGCTGAAAAGGCCTTCCAATACGTCATCAACAAGCACGGAATCCATTCCTCGGAGCAGTACCCCTATGTGGGAAATGGGTCGCGCTGCACCACTCCCTCGGGATCTCGCGTCATGTCCATTGGGAGATATGTCTACGTGCGTCGACATAATGAGAAGCAGCTCATGGACGCGGTGTCCCACTGGCCCGTAGTGGTTCCTTTTTTTGGAACCAACAGCACCGCGTTCATGCGCTATAGTGGTGGCATCTTCAGAGGGCCTTGCAACGATACACAAAGGCACCAATTCCTGCTCGTGGGCTACGGCACGATGCCAAGTGACGATGCCAACGATCCCGGCGTCAAGTATTGGGTGGTGCAGAACTCATGGGGGGAGTCATGGGGAGAGAGGGGCTATATGCTCGTCGAGCGTGGTCATGAGGTTGATGGCGGCGTCTGTGGCATTATGTCGCGGCATTCAGTGTATCCAGCACATCCGAAATAG